In Tamandua tetradactyla isolate mTamTet1 chromosome 7, mTamTet1.pri, whole genome shotgun sequence, the following are encoded in one genomic region:
- the LOC143690924 gene encoding uncharacterized protein LOC143690924 → MGSPLQSYSEGSACSFVAVLTMGPSQGTQVSWFHSGEREATDNSSGFPRTSKTHQDGMNIYGASVGSLLENLPLYQQESTMAWVLCALHETTTSQMTQCRRDF, encoded by the exons ATGGG GTCTCCTCTGCAGTCTTATTCAGAGGGTTCTGCCTGTTCTTTTGTAGCAGTTCTTACAATGG GCCCCTCTCAGGGCACCCAGGTCTCCTGGTTCCACAGTGGGGAGCGGGAGGCAACAGACAACTCCTCGGGATTTCCCAGGACAAGCAAAACTCACCAGGATGGCATGAACATTTACGGTGCCAGCGTGGG ATCTTTGCTTGAAAACCTTCCTTTATACCAGCAAGAGTCCACCATGGCCTGGGTCCTGTGTGCTCTTCATGAAACTACCACCTCACAGATGACACAGTGCCGAAGGGATTTCTAG
- the IFT27 gene encoding intraflagellar transport protein 27 homolog isoform X1 yields the protein MVKLAAKCILAGDPAVGKTALAQILRSDGTHFQKSYTLTTGVDLVVKTVLVPDTSDSVELFIFDSAGKELFSEMLDKLWENPNVLCLVYDVTNEQSFNNCSKWLEKARAQVPGLSLPGVLVGNKTDLADRRAVESAQAQTWALGQGLECFETSVKEMENYEAPFHCLARQFYQLYREKVEVFHSLV from the exons GAGACCCAGCAGTGGGCAAGACCGCCCTGGCACAGATCCTCCGCAGCGATGGCACCCATTTCCAGAAGAGCTACACCCTG ACAACCGGGGTGGATTTGGTGGTAAAGACAGTGCTGGTTCCTGACACGAGTGACAGCGTG GAACTCTTCATTTTTGACTCTGCTGGCAAGGAGCTGTTTTCTGAAATGCTGGATAAATTG TGGGAGAATCCCAACGTCCTGTGTCTTGTCTATGATGTGACCAATGAGCAGTCCTTCAACAACTGCAGCAAGTGGCTGGAGAAGGCACGTGCACAGGTCCCAGGCCTCTCCCTCCCAG GTGTTTTAGTGGGAAATAAAACAGACCTGGCCGACAGACGAGCAGTGGAGTCAGCTCAGGCCCAGACGTGGGCTCTGGGCCAAGGCCTGGAATGTTTTGAAACATCAGTG AAGGAGATGGAAAACTATGAGGCCCCTTTCCACTGTCTGGCCAGGCAGTTCTACCAGCTGTACCGGGAAAAGGTGGAAGTTTTCCACTCCTTGGTGTGA
- the IFT27 gene encoding intraflagellar transport protein 27 homolog isoform X2: MVKLAAKCILAGDPAVGKTALAQILRSDGTHFQKSYTLTTGVDLVVKTVLVPDTSDSVELFIFDSAGKELFSEMLDKLWENPNVLCLVYDVTNEQSFNNCSKWLEKARAQVPGLSLPGVLVGNKTDLADRRAVESAQAQTWALGQGLECFETSVEEEETNI; encoded by the exons GAGACCCAGCAGTGGGCAAGACCGCCCTGGCACAGATCCTCCGCAGCGATGGCACCCATTTCCAGAAGAGCTACACCCTG ACAACCGGGGTGGATTTGGTGGTAAAGACAGTGCTGGTTCCTGACACGAGTGACAGCGTG GAACTCTTCATTTTTGACTCTGCTGGCAAGGAGCTGTTTTCTGAAATGCTGGATAAATTG TGGGAGAATCCCAACGTCCTGTGTCTTGTCTATGATGTGACCAATGAGCAGTCCTTCAACAACTGCAGCAAGTGGCTGGAGAAGGCACGTGCACAGGTCCCAGGCCTCTCCCTCCCAG GTGTTTTAGTGGGAAATAAAACAGACCTGGCCGACAGACGAGCAGTGGAGTCAGCTCAGGCCCAGACGTGGGCTCTGGGCCAAGGCCTGGAATGTTTTGAAACATCAGTG gaagaagaggaaactaaCATTTG A